The following nucleotide sequence is from Schistocerca serialis cubense isolate TAMUIC-IGC-003099 chromosome 4, iqSchSeri2.2, whole genome shotgun sequence.
cagttggaggtgagccgtcagtagtggtggatgtgggtatataacactattaaggtaaatacattgtttgttctctatcaaaatttttcatttgctaactatgcctagcagtagttagtgccttcagtagttagaattttttatttagctggcagtatgggCGCTCGCTctatcgcagtagttcgagtaacgaagattttcgtgaggaaagtaattcatgaaaggtataggttattgttagtgagggccattcttttgtagagattattgaaagtcagattgcgttgcgctaaaaatattgtgtgtcagtttagtgttgatcagaataagtaaagagagtaatgtctgattaTGTTCAGTttggctcagctgtttgaaaatcgaataacgtaagaggtttatcagcacactcattcataaatttttctaagggcacgTTTCAATACCCTATATTAACTATGTGCCACTGTCGCTGTGTTATATTAGGACACGTTATAAAACAGATTTCAAGATGGTCATtgatgaccgaaaccggtagtctaaggaccAAACGTATTGTGATCATTGACGgacataaagaaatttattcttcaCTATCAGAATTTCTGGAATCGTGACTGTGAATACCGAAAATGGTGCAGAGATGGCGATACATTTTCGGGTGTTGTTGTGTAGCAGAATTTCGTCCCCGTATCAATGTCTTTGAAATTATGGGTAGGACAGAGCAAATGAGGGAATTGGAGTACACTTCTCTTTCCAACTCACCTACAGGGACTCGATGAGGACGCCTGGTGGGACGTCGGGCTTGTGGAGACCAGGTCCCAAGTGCAGGTGGACCTCGTCCGCGATGGCGGAGTAGGTAGCGGCTGCCCCGCCTCCGGCGTCGCCTGCAGGTGGCGGCTCGAGCTCCTCGGGGATGGAGCTGGCGGTGGGGCGGCGCACCGAAGTGCTGCGGCAGTGCACCGCCGACGTCAAGAGCACCGAGTCGAGCGTGTCGTTGCCGTTGCAGGTGGTGCGCTCGGACttccagccgccgccgccgccgccgccgcccccgccgtagGAGCGGCCCGACGCGCCGCCCCCGGCAGTGgtggcgccgccgccgcccccgccggcccTGTTGCTGCCCCCGCGCTGGCCTCTCGCCAGCAGCGCCGCCCGGTCGAAGCACGGCAGCACCTGCTTGAACTCCTTGCGGAAGTTCTCGTTCAGCCAGGCGTACAGGAACGGGTTGTAGCAGGTGGAGCTCATGGCGAGCGCGTGCACCACGAAGAAGCTCAGGTTGAAGTACTCCCAGCGGCCCGTCGACATGTACAGGTCGTTGGTCAGGTTGACGATGGTGAGCGGCATCCAGGAGACGCCGAAGATGGTCACCATGGCGATGAGCATTCGGTTGGTGCGCCTCTTGCGGTCCCTATCCGCCTCCTCCCGCCTCGAGTTCTTGCTGCCCGGTTTGGCCCTGGCGCGATCGTTCAGCTTCAGCGAGACGTTCACGTAGCAAAAGGTGACGATGAAGAAGGGCAGGACGAACTGCAGCGTCGCCGTGAGACCGCCGTACACCTGCCGCACCCTCTCCGATGGCCAGTGCTCCTCGCAGTAGAACGCTCTCCTGTCAGCGCGCAGCACGGTGTATACGCCGTACGGGAGAGTAACCATCACGGAGAAGAGCCATATGCAGGATATGATGATGGTGCACGTCGCCAGCTTCATGCGCGGTTTGAACGGGTAGACGATGACGAAGAAGCGGTCCACCGCTATGGACGTGAGAGTCAGTGTCGATATGTACACGCTGGTGCCCTGCGCGAAGGCCACCACGTGGCACAAAGTACTGCCGAATATCCACGAGCCCAGGAAGGTGTAGAGAGGGGTGAAGGGCACGCAGAGGATGCACAGCAGGATGTCCGACAGGGCCAGGTTGCTGATGAACAGGTTCGTCACCGTCTGCATGGCACGGTTGCGGCCCACTACATAGCACACGAGCACGTTTCCGAACACGCCGAGCACAAAAATAcaggtgtatatcatgcagaagAGGGCTTGCACTACCTGGTTCTGGATAATGTCGTTAAAGATGTTGTACTCAGTCAAATTATACCTGGCAACTTCTGAAGCAGATGTGAGGTTGGAGAGGTTCATAGTCTACCTGAAATTGGTGCCTCCTGTCCTATCAACGCCTACTACCAAGAGCAGACGAATAGGTTCTAGAAATTGGCATGTTTACGTCGCCATGATTATCTCTGTTAGAGCATTAGCCAAGTCGTTTTATTGGTACAGGACGTATTATAAAGACCTGCACCGTCTTAAACACGTGTGACATCCTTGCCTTTCATAGGTCATTTCCTCAGTAAGACATTTGATTTTATGAAAGTTTAGAAAGCAAGAGGAGATTGTGCACTCGTCTCGCAATCTTTAACAGGTAACTGTATCGACATATAATGTTTCCAACAGTTAACTATTATTGAAGAAGGAACTTTTCAGAAACACACAGCTTACTAGATATGGTTCATTAGACCTTGAGTTGCACACGCTTAATGAAGTTTCATTCATGCAGAGCACGCAGTTGTTGGCAGCCTTTCTAGATGTGATAAAATACGTAACAAAATCCGAGGTTCTCGGGACACATGATCATCGTTGTTTTTGTGCCAGTATGCACTGACCTCATCTGTCATAAATGACGGCCAGTATAAGGATTTCACTTAGTAGTCAAAGTTATTGTTAATTAATGACCAGTGCCGCATGCAAACTGAATGTTGCTATGTAGAATGAAATCAACATAGACGATGATCCTACATCTGTGTAATATTAATTACGTCTCATTTTAATGTCAATAACCATAAATAATCTGGCGTCAAACACTTAGTCCTCTAGACACATATTGTGTTTATTGATTATACATACATGAATCTCGTCACAGACATTGTGTACTGAACACGATATAGTGTGAGATCTCTATAAGTAAACAGTTAATTGTTTATGTCGCTAGGTCGCTTTAATTCACATTTctagataaatatatttttgcTTCGTATTGTGCTATTCTCGAGGCGATTTATGTTTATTTATAAGTAACCTGCTTGTGCAAACTTTCGGTTTTACGATGCAACGGGAGTTAATTGCTTAGTTCATATCTGAACAGAAAGTCTGTTCTTGTTATCGCAAGAAAAAAAATAATGACAGTTGTTATTACTATTATAGCACAATCAACGTCAGTGGAAAGCGAAATTGAGTGTTTTTGTCAGTGAGCAATGACACTTACATCACCCACAGGGCAAAAGATTGCATTTATAGTTTTATATACAGCTCATACGATGGAGGCAGTCTGTACTTGTAAGTTACAGTAAGCCCAAATGAGGTGATCGAATGAAGTAATGTTTTCGAAACACGGTAAACAAATCCCCTGCGAAGCGCAGTGACTGATTTCGTTACAGGAACAGCTGACACGGGAAGGACACGTAAGGTGTCGTCGTGGACAGTTACGTACTGCGCCGGCGTGGAGTGGCAGCCGCGACGTACTCGCGGAGCACGAAGTGGCGGGTGACGTGTCCGTGACGCGATGAGGTGCCGGCGGTCCCGCAGACCGGCTGCTGGGGTGGCGGAGCGGGCAGAGGCGAGGCGGTGCCGGCGGCTGCGGCAGAGCAACTGTCCCGCCCGCTCGCCACACGGCGCCGACCGGCGTCCCGACGCCCGGCTCGCGCATGCGCGACAGCGCCGACGCGCTCCATTGGCCCCTCATTGGCTGTTTCTCAGCCGACGGGGCACCAGCTGTCTCACCGCGATATGTTTTACGGTCGCGTCCATCTGTTATCCGGTGCTCCATCTGTAAATCATGGATGGAGGCCAATCCCTCTTTGGGAACACCCTCCAAGGACCATATATTTGAGCTACATCATTCTCACATTGTGTTGTGACGCACGGTATCTTTCAAATCTGTGGAACTATGTGGCATCAGTCGTCGAGACCCTCTAATCCGCAGGTCAACGTTTCAAGCCATAGATTGGCAATTCAGATCACTGTTCACATAATTTCCCACGTCCATATCAGTTGAAATCTTGAAATTTACAATTGTTTAAATTTATCTTCATAAACGGAATTGCCTCTTATCAATGATGTATGATAAATATGGATTGCCGGCCTCTGTGGACGAGGGGTttgggcgctttagtccggaaccgcgctactgctacggtctcaggttcgaatcctgcctcggctatggatgtgtatgctatccttgggttagttaggtttaagtagtcctaagtctaggggactgatgacgtcagatgttaagtcccatagtgcttagagccatttgaataaaataTGACTAATTAccatatttatggttttttcattcatttaaacaaaACACTGTTTGGGCTTGACTATTTTCCAAGAATCTGAACAGTTGAAGAAGGTACGATTCGTCAATTACTTAGGAGGCACTGATTCAAAAGCTTTCAGAGCAGTTGAGGAAGAGAAGCCATATGGAGAAAATGTACCTACACCGACCAAAAAAAGTCTCAGCGCCAAGAAGAAATTGTGAGACATAAACGGAAGTTAGttgccgtgtttctacatctgaaagatgacgtctattaaaatttcgcaccagtcgcataagcgtggcgctagtaacgccactctCAGGATGCAAATTGAGTTTTTAAATACACGCTCTACagctcgtgagcgttagttaccattgagattggagttggtgagttgatgttagtcaagaatgcctttcaggaTAGAAAGACGCCATCATCAACACGACACtaactttgaacgaggtcgtatgaTAGAGCTAccagaaactggatgttccttcaccGATATtccagagagacttggcaggaacgtagatGCTGTCCATGACTGCTGGCACCAACGGTCAaggaaatgtacggtcgcaagaagacggccTCCAGAAG
It contains:
- the LOC126474333 gene encoding prolactin-releasing peptide receptor-like; its protein translation is MNLSNLTSASEVARYNLTEYNIFNDIIQNQVVQALFCMIYTCIFVLGVFGNVLVCYVVGRNRAMQTVTNLFISNLALSDILLCILCVPFTPLYTFLGSWIFGSTLCHVVAFAQGTSVYISTLTLTSIAVDRFFVIVYPFKPRMKLATCTIIISCIWLFSVMVTLPYGVYTVLRADRRAFYCEEHWPSERVRQVYGGLTATLQFVLPFFIVTFCYVNVSLKLNDRARAKPGSKNSRREEADRDRKRRTNRMLIAMVTIFGVSWMPLTIVNLTNDLYMSTGRWEYFNLSFFVVHALAMSSTCYNPFLYAWLNENFRKEFKQGAKASRMGSFLHTSIAVVHHI